A genomic region of Pelodiscus sinensis isolate JC-2024 chromosome 1, ASM4963464v1, whole genome shotgun sequence contains the following coding sequences:
- the MRPS33 gene encoding small ribosomal subunit protein mS33: MSALSNYALRMARLSARIFGEVVRPTDSKSMKVVKLFSEQPLAKRKEVYDWYPPHNTYFALMKKLRFFGLYRDEHQDFKEEMRRLKKLRGKGKPKKGEGKRATKKK, encoded by the exons ATGTCTGCTCTTTCTAATTATGCCTTGCGGATGGCCCGCTTGAGTGCCCGGATATTTGGAGAAGTTGTCAGGCCAACAGACAGTAAGTCCATGAAAGTAGTGAAGCTGTTCAGTGAGCAGCCTCTTGCCAAACGGAAGGAGGTCTACGATTGGTATCCCCCTCACAACACTTACTTCGCGCTAATGAAGAAACTCCGCTTCTTTGGCCTCTACAG AGATGAACATCAAGATTTTAAGGAAGAGATGAGACGACTGAAGAAGCTCCGTGGTAAAGGAAAGCCCaagaaaggagaaggaaagagagctACCAAGAAGAAATAA